The DNA window GAGAATGTGTATGAACAGTGTgtaaagaattattaacctaaaaggaataatatataaataaaaaaaaaaaatatatatataataaatatatatatatatatatatgtatgggcatattttatcatttttatatatctttttcttttttttctattcTTATATTCCCATCAgtgttaataaaaaaaaaaaaaaaaaaaaaaaaaatgaatttaatttatacgtttgatctttttatatattttatttatttcaatttataaacatttgaattttttttttttttttttaaattcatttttaacATTGTTTATTATCCAAAATATCAACATATTTGGTATACTCCctaaatttaaaaagaaaaaattaatgccacatatatatatatatatatatatatatatatatatataataattattcatttatttattgttgGATGTGCATATTTGATATTTGTTCAATACCCTGGGTAATATGTGAGTTGATGTCTTTTggtaaaataatatattttatttatatcttctGAAAAAGGACACACATAAGcatatgttataaaaatatatgtacatatatatatatatatatatatgtgtgtatgtgtacatatatttttactttttacCATGGGATATTTCAAAATTGgttacaatttttttaatatacgAAATGACATATTGGATGTCATATTTCAAAGTGGTtacaatataaaatattagtaaggataatatattctttatacaaaaataacTAACAAAGGACATTCAAAGAAGagaaatatgtatatatatatatatatatatatatatatatatatatatatatgtgttatAATTTAGTATGCTTCATCGCGATTTcgttaaaaaaattaaagtgtatttttattcatacCTATGAATAAATACTTTGTTCTTACtattttcaaataatatttcgTCAAGAAGAAATTTAAAATGAGAACATTTTGTGAAAtctaattctttttttaaatcgATAATGTAATATTCGAATTTCTTATTAAGGgagaaaataaagaaaaaaaaaaaaatatatatatatatatatatatatatatattatatatatgtatacatattgGGTTAAATAACTGGTGCCCCATTTTATTTTGGAatttattacaaaataaatatgcaaatatataaatatataaataaataatttacgcataaatattttttacatgGGGAAAAATGATTCTAGTTGTATAATCCTCCTTAGAACatcttataataataatatctaTAATGTTGGatatgtaattatataaacataatatatattgtatatatatatatgtacatatatttattatatattttattacgCGTGATGTGAGTATtgtttaataataatgcaTTTTTGGAATCTTCCGAATTTCCAATATATACTCttttaattatttctttaagtttttttttattttcttcttttacattattatatatatgcttATCATCTGAACAAATTAATTGAATGTGTACTTCATCCAAATTTACGTTCATAGCACACATTTGGATTTTTAAagtgaaaaaaatataaaatatataaaaaaataaaataaaataaaataagaataaatagtatgttatatatatatatatataatatttatatgttaaatacttttaaagtatatattcattttattatttttctttaatctttatatattttaattcatTTCAATAAATTCAGACTAAATTATCacaaaaaatttaataaaaaaagtttttttttttttttaaacaatagacaaaaaaatatttacaatataataaaaaaaaaaaaaaatatatatataatatatatatatatatataatatataatatgcaATAATTTGATgcataataattatatatataataaaataattacatagtaaaattatatttatttgaaaaaaaaagaatatatgaaaaaaattttattataattatttttatattttaaaaaaaaaaaaaaaaaaaaaaaaaatatatatatatatatatatataaataaataaaaaaataaaattatatatatattatatatttttaacacatcgttgaatatatttattttttaaaatctTTGGgaggaaaaagaaaaatgtacatattatatatatttatatttattataaaaattatttaaatgtatatatacgtaatttttttttcaaatattgaggcatttaaatatatttgaaagagaaagaaatttatataatccTAAACAATTTCAAAATAttgaacatatatatatgtatgtatatatatgtgtgtttttttttttttttttttatttaatatttagtatataatattgattTGCTTTATCTTTAGCTTCCTTATAATGAGTGATAGTTATGAAGAATTAAgcgaaaaaaaaaaagtgatGGGGAAAGGAAGCGAAAATTCATGTttggaaaaaaaagagaaatacgaaaaggaagaaaattatgtttttattgATGAAAAgtataaagaatattttgataatataagTGATTTATTTGAAGACAAAAttgattatatattgaaaaaacattttaaaaaaaatgatccaacaaataaaaataaattattatgtttaaatatgtgtgtattatggcaaaaaaaattcttgTACCTTTTAAGTAAGAGCTTGAATGAATATGaggaatataaaaaattgcacgatttaaaaaatgatcaggatatgaaaaaaatagatgacaagaaaaaagaaaaagatgatgagaaagaaaaacaaataataaataataatgataacaaTAGTACATCG is part of the Plasmodium reichenowi strain SY57 chromosome 4, whole genome shotgun sequence genome and encodes:
- a CDS encoding hypothetical protein (conserved Plasmodium protein, unknown function) — its product is MCAMNVNLDEVHIQLICSDDKHIYNNVKEENKKKLKEIIKRVYIGNSEDSKNALLLNNTHITHIIIIRCSKEDYTTRIIFPHKFEYYIIDLKKELDFTKCSHFKFLLDEILFENSKNKVFIHSYFCIKNILSLLIFYIVTTLKYDIQYVISYIKKIVTNFEISHEDINKIYYFTKRHQLTYYPGEYTKYVDILDNKQC